The sequence below is a genomic window from Thermoflexus sp..
GGGGACCAGACCCAGATCATCCAGGCTCATTGGGCGGATGTCAAACAGGAACTCCCGCATGCGCTGGAAGGTCTCGACGACGGCGCTTTTCAGGGCGGCGAGCTCCGCCTTCGCCCGCTCCGGGTCCCGCTGGAAGAGCCGCTCGCAGATCTCCGCCTGCAACACCAGATTGGTCAGCGCCTGGGCGGGCCCATCATGGAGCTGGCGGACCAGCCGCTGGCGTTCCTGCTCCTGGGCCTCAAAGAGACGGACGATTAGGCCGGATTCCACGTTGGGGCGGGAGGTCGCCCTATCTTCCTGAACCGTGGCCAGCAGAGAGAGGATGCGATCCAGGGTCTCCCGATAACGCTGAAGCTGAGCCTCCAGGCTCTGAAATTTCTCCAGCTGCCCTCGCATCAGCCATAGCCGCTTCTGAACATCCATGGCCGATTGATAGGCCTCGATGATCTCCGCTGGCGGGATGCTCTCCAGGCGGCTTTCCATCTGCTTGATCTGATTCGTCAGATGCAGGCTGCGCTGGGCCAGCCGCTCGACATCTGTGGAGGTCTGCCGGATCAATGCCTGCAGCTCCGCGAGCTGTCGCTGGACCGCCTCCTGCTCCTCGCGGCAGTAATTCGCCAGATCATGCAGAGGTGAGATCGTATCGGTCACGGCTTTTCCTCCGGGAAGATAGGCTCTTCCGGCAGGCGCACCCATCCACGGCGGATCGCCAGGATCGCCGCCTGGGTCCGATCGCTCAAATCCAGTTTGCGCAGGATTGCGGTCATGTGATTCTTAACGGTCTGCTGACTGATCCCCAATCGCTCCGCAATCGCCTTGTTGCTGTATCCCAGGGCGACATACTGGAGGATCTCCCTCTCCCGCGGGGAAAGCGCGTGATCCTCCGAGGCCTCGGCTACGCCCACGATCTGCTGGGCCTCAGCAGCGCTCACCACCCGCCATCCCAGGATACAGCGCCCGGATAGCACATGGCGGATGTTCTGGAGAAGCCGATCCGGAGGTGTATCTTTGGAGCAGTACCCGCTGGCGCCGATGCGGATGGCATGGCGCATCTGCTCCTCGCTGTCATAAGCGGTCAGAACGAGGATGGCACCCTCAAACCCATGGGACCGGGCCTGCCGGATCACATCCAGACCATTGAGGCCCGGCAGATGGACGTCCATCAGCACCAGATGGGGGTTCAATCTCCGGATCATATCCAGGGCAGTCTGCCCGTCCGAGGCCTCGCCGATCACCTGAAGGCCAGGCTCCAGCATCAGCGTATCCCGCACACCCTTGCGAAATAGCGGATGGTCATCCACAATCAGCACCCGAACCGTCATCGCCGCACCTCCTGATCGCTCCACCTCCCGCAGCCCGCCAGGACTCCGTCTCCTATTCCCGATCACCCTGCGCGTTCTCATTCGGGGCTGGCGCGACTGGCCTTCGATCGGGAAGGCCGGGATCGGCCTTCTCTACGACTCCGAGGGCCGCGGGGAAAGGGAGAAAAAGATCCCTTAGAGATCAGGACAGCCATCCCCCGGGCCTTCGGGAGGAAGCCCACTGTCTTCATTTTTAAATAAAACCGCAGATTCGACAAACCGGGATTCCCAGGGCAAACTGGATCCATTCCGACGCGGAGCCTGAGCACGACTCAGAGGAGGAAACGAAATGGATGTCTGGGTTCGAGCCAGCGCTATGCTGCTGATCTTGTTGGGAGGACCCGCCTTGGCTCTGGGGGCGCAGGCCCGATGGAGGCGACCTGCGGCATGGCTAGGGGTCGGCGCCCTGACGTTCACAGGGGCACAAGCCCTGCGATGGCCCCTGCTGGCCGGGCTGACCGTGCTGTTTCAGCGCGGATGGCTCCCCCGGCCCTCCGACCCCCACATCCTGAATCTGGTGATCCTCAGCCTCTCGGCTGGCCTCTTTGAGGAGACCGCCCGCTGGCTGGGGATGCGCTGGGCGCACCGTCGCCAGACGCGCGCCGGGAAGAGCCTGGACGATACCGATATCCTGGTGCTGGGCCTGGCCCATGGCGGCACAGAGGCCTTCTGGGTAGGGTTGCTGGGATGGATCCAGCTGATCGTCATGCGGCTGATGCAGGAAGGCGTGCTTCCGATCCCCCCAGGGATGGAGGGCGCCGTCACCGCCTACTGGGCGACACCCGCCTGGCTTCCTTGGGTGGGCGCGCTGGAGCGGGGAATGGCCATCCTCATCCACATCGGCTTTGCTTTCCTGATCGCGTGGGGGATTCGCCGGCGACAGCCTATCGGGTGGGGAGCCGCCGTGCTCCTGCACACGCTGGTGGACGGAACCGTCGGCTATGTCAGGGCCCGCTGGGGGATGTGGGGGGCTGAAGGCATGGCCGCCCTCTGGGCGCTGGCC
It includes:
- a CDS encoding YhfC family glutamic-type intramembrane protease, with the protein product MDVWVRASAMLLILLGGPALALGAQARWRRPAAWLGVGALTFTGAQALRWPLLAGLTVLFQRGWLPRPSDPHILNLVILSLSAGLFEETARWLGMRWAHRRQTRAGKSLDDTDILVLGLAHGGTEAFWVGLLGWIQLIVMRLMQEGVLPIPPGMEGAVTAYWATPAWLPWVGALERGMAILIHIGFAFLIAWGIRRRQPIGWGAAVLLHTLVDGTVGYVRARWGMWGAEGMAALWALASGLMILRARRSFSGTPSPVR
- a CDS encoding sensor histidine kinase encodes the protein MTDTISPLHDLANYCREEQEAVQRQLAELQALIRQTSTDVERLAQRSLHLTNQIKQMESRLESIPPAEIIEAYQSAMDVQKRLWLMRGQLEKFQSLEAQLQRYRETLDRILSLLATVQEDRATSRPNVESGLIVRLFEAQEQERQRLVRQLHDGPAQALTNLVLQAEICERLFQRDPERAKAELAALKSAVVETFQRMREFLFDIRPMSLDDLGLVPTVRRYVEALKDKVKFSLSLQISGEERRLAAHQEAALFRMVQELLTNVRLHAQASQVAVRLAFQPQGVRLEVEDNGVGFDVEEALANAPRRKTIGLTSIRQWVEMLGGQLSITSAPGKGTRVTVFLPSSV
- a CDS encoding response regulator transcription factor, which produces MTVRVLIVDDHPLFRKGVRDTLMLEPGLQVIGEASDGQTALDMIRRLNPHLVLMDVHLPGLNGLDVIRQARSHGFEGAILVLTAYDSEEQMRHAIRIGASGYCSKDTPPDRLLQNIRHVLSGRCILGWRVVSAAEAQQIVGVAEASEDHALSPREREILQYVALGYSNKAIAERLGISQQTVKNHMTAILRKLDLSDRTQAAILAIRRGWVRLPEEPIFPEEKP